From Echinicola soli, a single genomic window includes:
- a CDS encoding PAS domain-containing hybrid sensor histidine kinase/response regulator: MKTHKHIIQHNAKLLQLQLKLAKSSCGFIGIIKENSLNLLAVANLDEDTIGLHEKHIIGLIQQSEKTCVVPLSINKGKIHSQEGIISPFYIDQKGTKGAVFLLDCMGDAPDAATLEEIGILGETFAEKYFSEPSLEGTHYAETQFKDFFENSMGLMCAHDLQGNFLMANKASAHSLGYHKNEMIGKSLYDVIPTQQHDSLEQYLQYVKHYGKSQGSMRIQHVNGSVRIWLYSNILLKDQAGNPYVLGNALDITERHQLEREYNRLKEMLEQTNSVARVGGWEADLKHNTIFWSKVTREIHGVSDDFIPTTEKAIGFYKEGKHRNAIQEAFENAINKKEPYDLELILVTAGGKEVWTRVIGKPDFVDGECARIFGTFQDITAHKEAELEIIRSKKLLEDVQNASSEISMIATDTEGTISLFNKGAEKMLGYSAEEMIGKQSPATIHDPEEVKERGQELSEKYHQKISGFKAFTFLSELEGAEEREWTYIRKDGTKLFVSLAVTAMRNEEGKITGYLGMATDITERKEAEKALIVEKARLNAFVTHAPAAVAMFDRNIRYIAYSNRWIEDYQLQGQEIKGKSHYEVFGNISEVWKDIHQRCLQGEVISNEEDRGRPDGWEHDQFLRWEVRPWHQYDGSIGGIMMLTQDITEACLQRDELKKAKVLAEQASKAKSEFLANMSHEIRTPLNGVIGFTDLVLKTDLSETQAQYLSIVNQSGNALLNIINDILDFSKIEAGKLELDIDKCDLYELTDQASDIITYEVHKKGLEMLLNIHPDIPRYIWVDSVRLKQILVNLLGNASKFTESGEIELQLLPISPLNEANEITIRFSVRDTGIGIKEEKQSKIFDAFSQEDVSTTKKYGGTGLGLTISNRLLQLMDSGLKLESKVGKGSTFFFDLTVTSEQGEAVSTEEDINIQRVLIVDDNDNNRMILERMMSLRGIETVLAKSGFEAIQKLVEEDTFDVVLMDYHMPYMNGIETIRKIREIIEHQPIIFLHSSADDDRILKACKELGVRKKLVKPIKLQEMYNALLTINRKQDHQKNTKASKSQHYFPEGTSVLVVEDNSINMLLAKTVINNLSPTTKIIEAANGLEALEVIKTETPDIIFMDVQMPEMNGYEATREIRSKYNKHNILIIALTAGNIKGEREKCLQAGMNDFIAKPFVEDDIINLLKKWEINKENDSLTSNRSPVHSVSQQKFDLEKFQSVLGFPDLNSEMFQVILKSGKAELEKSKIQLEEILLSKGDGLSAAAHKVYSTASAMYLTNLSLLSSRMETRENYDYTDPDLRREVQVILQEINEVLREIEKHIIT, encoded by the coding sequence GTGAAAACCCATAAACATATCATCCAGCACAATGCCAAATTACTGCAACTCCAATTAAAGCTCGCAAAAAGTAGCTGTGGTTTTATTGGAATCATTAAGGAAAACAGCCTAAACCTACTGGCTGTGGCCAACCTGGATGAAGATACAATTGGCCTGCATGAAAAGCATATCATTGGCCTTATCCAGCAGTCCGAAAAAACATGTGTAGTCCCCCTATCTATCAATAAGGGAAAGATCCATTCCCAGGAGGGCATCATCTCTCCATTTTATATTGACCAAAAAGGGACGAAAGGGGCTGTTTTTCTGCTTGACTGCATGGGGGACGCCCCTGATGCTGCTACATTGGAAGAAATTGGCATTCTCGGTGAGACATTTGCAGAAAAGTACTTTTCTGAGCCGTCATTGGAAGGCACACATTATGCTGAAACCCAATTTAAAGATTTCTTCGAAAACTCCATGGGCCTCATGTGTGCCCATGACCTCCAGGGCAATTTCCTAATGGCCAATAAGGCAAGTGCCCATAGTCTCGGCTATCATAAAAACGAGATGATCGGAAAATCACTCTACGATGTCATCCCTACCCAACAGCACGATTCGCTAGAGCAATACCTCCAATACGTCAAGCATTATGGAAAGAGCCAGGGGAGCATGCGGATCCAGCATGTGAATGGATCTGTAAGAATCTGGCTTTACAGTAATATCCTTCTGAAAGACCAGGCTGGGAATCCATATGTACTGGGCAATGCACTGGACATCACCGAACGTCACCAACTAGAACGTGAATATAATAGGCTGAAGGAAATGCTTGAACAGACCAATAGCGTTGCCCGTGTCGGTGGCTGGGAAGCGGACCTTAAGCATAATACCATATTCTGGTCAAAGGTCACCCGTGAAATTCATGGAGTCTCTGACGACTTCATTCCCACTACCGAGAAAGCCATCGGGTTTTACAAAGAGGGGAAGCACCGTAATGCCATCCAAGAAGCGTTCGAGAATGCCATCAACAAAAAAGAGCCTTATGACCTGGAACTTATCCTGGTCACCGCTGGAGGTAAGGAAGTATGGACGCGGGTCATTGGTAAGCCGGATTTTGTCGATGGGGAATGCGCTCGGATCTTTGGCACATTTCAGGACATCACGGCCCATAAGGAGGCAGAGTTGGAAATTATCAGATCCAAAAAACTACTCGAGGATGTCCAAAATGCCTCTTCTGAGATCAGCATGATTGCCACTGATACAGAAGGTACCATTAGTCTATTTAACAAAGGAGCTGAAAAAATGCTGGGGTACTCAGCAGAGGAAATGATCGGGAAACAGAGCCCTGCCACCATCCATGATCCCGAAGAGGTAAAGGAAAGAGGACAGGAACTGAGTGAAAAATACCATCAAAAAATCAGCGGGTTCAAGGCGTTTACCTTCCTCTCGGAGCTCGAAGGTGCTGAGGAAAGAGAATGGACCTATATTCGCAAAGACGGCACCAAGCTTTTTGTTTCCCTGGCGGTAACGGCCATGCGAAATGAAGAAGGGAAAATCACAGGATACCTTGGCATGGCCACAGACATCACTGAGCGAAAAGAAGCGGAGAAGGCCCTCATCGTAGAAAAAGCCCGTCTCAATGCCTTTGTGACCCATGCCCCTGCCGCCGTTGCCATGTTTGACAGAAACATTCGGTACATCGCCTACAGTAATAGGTGGATTGAAGATTATCAGCTTCAAGGTCAGGAGATCAAAGGAAAATCCCACTACGAAGTATTCGGGAATATATCAGAAGTATGGAAGGACATCCACCAGCGCTGCCTACAGGGCGAGGTAATCAGCAATGAAGAAGACCGTGGTCGTCCGGATGGTTGGGAACATGACCAATTTCTGCGGTGGGAAGTCCGCCCATGGCACCAGTATGACGGCAGCATCGGAGGGATCATGATGCTTACCCAGGACATCACTGAAGCCTGTCTGCAACGGGACGAACTAAAAAAAGCAAAAGTACTGGCCGAGCAGGCCAGCAAGGCCAAATCCGAATTTCTTGCCAACATGAGCCATGAAATCCGAACACCGCTGAACGGTGTAATTGGTTTTACGGACCTGGTATTGAAAACGGACCTCTCTGAAACACAGGCGCAATACCTTTCCATCGTCAATCAATCCGGCAATGCGCTGCTCAATATCATCAATGACATTCTGGACTTCTCCAAAATAGAAGCGGGTAAGCTGGAACTGGACATCGACAAATGCGATCTCTATGAACTCACTGACCAGGCCAGTGACATCATCACCTATGAGGTACATAAAAAAGGCCTTGAAATGCTACTGAATATCCACCCTGACATTCCTAGATACATTTGGGTGGACAGTGTACGGCTGAAACAGATCTTGGTGAACTTACTTGGAAATGCTTCCAAATTCACTGAATCAGGAGAAATAGAGCTCCAGCTGTTGCCTATTTCGCCATTGAATGAGGCAAATGAGATCACCATACGGTTTTCTGTAAGAGATACGGGAATAGGTATCAAAGAGGAAAAACAAAGTAAAATATTTGATGCATTTTCCCAAGAAGATGTCAGCACCACCAAAAAATATGGCGGCACGGGACTGGGACTAACCATTTCTAACAGGCTGCTCCAGCTGATGGACAGCGGCCTGAAACTTGAAAGTAAAGTAGGTAAAGGAAGTACGTTTTTCTTTGATCTAACGGTAACATCCGAACAAGGGGAAGCCGTTTCTACTGAAGAAGACATCAATATCCAACGGGTCTTGATTGTCGATGACAATGACAACAACAGAATGATCCTAGAGCGCATGATGTCGCTCCGTGGCATCGAAACCGTCCTTGCCAAAAGTGGATTTGAAGCCATCCAGAAGCTGGTGGAAGAAGACACATTTGACGTGGTCTTAATGGACTATCACATGCCCTATATGAATGGCATCGAAACCATCCGCAAAATCAGGGAGATTATCGAACACCAACCCATTATCTTCCTGCACAGTTCTGCGGATGATGACCGAATCCTAAAAGCCTGTAAAGAACTTGGCGTGAGAAAAAAACTCGTGAAGCCCATAAAATTGCAGGAAATGTACAATGCCCTGCTTACCATTAACAGGAAGCAGGACCACCAAAAGAACACAAAAGCCAGTAAAAGCCAACACTACTTTCCGGAAGGCACCAGTGTGCTTGTCGTAGAAGATAATAGTATCAATATGCTATTGGCAAAGACGGTCATCAACAACCTTTCACCCACTACCAAGATCATAGAAGCGGCCAATGGACTGGAAGCCCTAGAAGTGATCAAAACAGAAACCCCGGATATAATATTCATGGATGTACAAATGCCCGAGATGAATGGATATGAAGCCACTCGAGAAATCCGAAGTAAGTACAACAAACACAATATACTGATCATTGCCCTGACGGCCGGGAACATCAAAGGTGAAAGGGAAAAGTGCTTGCAAGCAGGCATGAATGACTTTATCGCCAAGCCTTTTGTAGAGGATGATATCATCAATCTTCTTAAAAAGTGGGAGATCAATAAGGAAAATGACAGTTTAACCAGCAATAGATCCCCCGTCCATAGTGTTTCCCAGCAGAAATTTGATCTGGAAAAATTCCAGTCAGTACTCGGCTTTCCAGATCTAAACAGTGAAATGTTTCAAGTGATTCTCAAATCAGGTAAAGCGGAATTGGAAAAATCAAAAATACAGCTCGAGGAAATACTTCTCTCAAAAGGTGATGGACTTTCTGCTGCTGCCCATAAGGTCTATAGTACGGCCAGTGCCATGTACCTGACCAACCTTTCCCTACTTTCCTCCAGGATGGAAACAAGAGAAAATTATGATTATACAGATCCTGACCTAAGGCGGGAAGTCCAGGTGATCTTACAGGAAATAAATGAAGTATTGCGGGAAATTGAAAAACACATTATTACGTAA
- a CDS encoding helix-turn-helix transcriptional regulator, with the protein MIEKGDLHFLSEFNEIFPDFISKIKSASSKLNAMDIKFCVLLKMGFTTKEIASVTKSTVRAVQSRKYRIRKRLDVPNDEDLNLFMVTFS; encoded by the coding sequence TTGATTGAAAAAGGGGATCTTCATTTCCTATCCGAATTCAATGAGATTTTCCCCGATTTTATTTCAAAAATCAAAAGTGCCAGCTCCAAGCTAAATGCCATGGACATAAAATTCTGTGTGCTTTTAAAAATGGGCTTTACCACCAAGGAAATCGCTAGTGTTACCAAAAGTACTGTCCGTGCAGTACAGTCAAGGAAATACCGGATCAGAAAACGCCTTGATGTTCCCAATGATGAGGACCTTAACCTCTTCATGGTTACATTTTCTTAA
- a CDS encoding RNA polymerase sigma factor has protein sequence MTISKNKVDKELNYSSLEDNQLIEQIVKNNDSKLFGILYDRYSNIVYNKCMSFVKSKDEAQDVTHDIFIKLFFQLKKFKGDAKFSSWLYSFTYNFCVNYIQRKYQKNKETFQSLDNLQNHPYDEIDDSEIFKMQAERLKTSLKTLDPNDKMILLMKYMDGMSLKEIQHSIGVGESAVKMRINRAKQRLLDIYKNIDQ, from the coding sequence ATGACTATCTCAAAAAACAAGGTGGATAAGGAATTAAACTACTCAAGTTTGGAAGATAACCAACTGATAGAGCAAATTGTAAAAAACAATGATTCTAAACTATTTGGAATCCTGTACGACAGGTATTCAAACATTGTTTACAATAAATGCATGAGTTTCGTAAAGAGCAAAGACGAAGCCCAGGATGTGACGCACGATATATTTATCAAGCTGTTCTTCCAGCTTAAAAAATTCAAGGGAGATGCCAAATTCTCCAGTTGGCTATATTCCTTCACCTATAATTTCTGTGTAAACTATATCCAGCGTAAATACCAGAAAAATAAGGAGACATTCCAGAGTTTGGACAACCTACAAAATCATCCCTATGATGAAATAGATGACAGTGAAATCTTTAAAATGCAGGCCGAACGCTTAAAAACCTCACTAAAGACCCTGGATCCCAATGACAAAATGATCTTGTTAATGAAATACATGGATGGAATGTCCCTGAAAGAAATCCAACATTCCATTGGAGTGGGGGAATCAGCGGTAAAAATGAGAATTAACCGTGCCAAACAGCGATTATTGGATATTTACAAAAATATTGACCAATGA
- a CDS encoding mechanosensitive ion channel family protein, whose translation MKDVFNNTDWSLYLVDNTLKQISELLPRLLVFIVLLIAAWLIMRGLLFLIKKLLKLSKIDDLAHNLSESELFNHIKVKPSAIILAFAKFFFILLIIIFSADFLQLHAVSDEISKFLGYIPQVFVAMVLFTLGVYLSIVVKKFIRELLRSFGWSGASLISNIVSYIIVIIVGITALSQAGINTQVITDNLSLVLGAFLACFAIAIGLGSRDVVQRILYSFYSKKNYQIGQFIKFDDIEGEILAIDNISITLKTDSGRMIVPIKDLVDTKVKILDDK comes from the coding sequence ATGAAAGATGTTTTTAACAATACTGATTGGAGTTTATATTTGGTAGACAACACACTTAAACAAATCAGTGAACTACTGCCGAGACTATTGGTATTCATTGTACTGCTGATAGCAGCTTGGCTGATTATGCGTGGACTTCTTTTCCTAATTAAAAAATTACTTAAGCTATCAAAGATCGATGATCTGGCCCACAATTTAAGTGAGAGCGAACTTTTTAACCACATCAAGGTCAAACCTTCCGCTATCATATTGGCTTTTGCCAAGTTCTTTTTTATCCTACTGATCATCATTTTCAGTGCTGACTTCCTACAGCTCCACGCCGTTTCTGATGAAATCAGTAAGTTTTTGGGATATATCCCTCAAGTGTTCGTAGCCATGGTACTTTTCACCTTGGGCGTGTACTTGTCCATTGTGGTCAAAAAGTTTATTAGAGAACTCCTTAGATCCTTTGGATGGTCCGGAGCTTCCTTAATATCCAATATTGTCAGCTATATTATCGTGATCATCGTCGGCATTACGGCACTGAGTCAAGCGGGGATCAACACCCAAGTAATCACCGATAACCTTTCTCTGGTATTGGGCGCATTTCTGGCCTGCTTTGCCATCGCAATCGGTCTTGGATCCAGGGATGTGGTACAGAGAATTTTGTACAGTTTCTATTCCAAAAAGAATTACCAGATAGGTCAGTTCATTAAATTTGACGATATCGAAGGTGAAATCCTCGCTATTGACAACATATCCATCACACTTAAAACCGATAGTGGAAGGATGATCGTCCCTATCAAAGACTTGGTGGATACCAAAGTAAAAATATTGGACGATAAATAA
- a CDS encoding BatD family protein, translating to MRHKRGGGNSWPSKFLWVVVFCCLLQPAFAQTLWSEVQLSKRRAYVGEPVQVTVRVYTSTWFTKGVDPGNIKVNGAYTVFFRNVSTSTSRNGKTYPGVEMIYHVFPFANKDVRFPAVEIAVESPADGGYKGKPHTVTTKERVIEVRPIPPGFDMSSWLVSSDLSVRQEWSADLKDVKVGDVIQRRIIRNADNTVPQLIPPVAWDSLPGVSQYPGRSDVQNIRTKTAIGAVRTEVTRYLFEKQGEVEIPEMVFTWWNPRQQQLYKRTLPSVKVLVKPNPDLGMLETLKDSLLTAQKAEVSAAEEKAPLTFLGLSPEKLVAIIVLMAISFYFLMKFLPRLVKRYQEKRQRYLRSEPYFFDQFKRAAKNGESKKGLNALYRWIDQLGLQEPTLQYFAEGWGSPGLKHYVRQWSRVDGKDLKLDEDFVKELSVSREIFLNASGEIPSALTEAIWINP from the coding sequence TTGAGACATAAGAGAGGAGGAGGCAATTCTTGGCCTTCAAAATTTTTATGGGTAGTGGTGTTTTGTTGTTTGCTACAGCCCGCTTTTGCGCAGACCCTATGGAGCGAAGTGCAGCTCAGTAAGCGCAGGGCATATGTGGGAGAGCCTGTTCAGGTTACTGTTCGCGTCTACACGTCTACGTGGTTTACAAAAGGGGTGGATCCTGGCAATATAAAGGTAAACGGAGCTTACACTGTTTTCTTTCGCAATGTCAGCACCAGTACGTCAAGAAATGGAAAAACCTACCCGGGAGTGGAGATGATCTACCATGTTTTTCCTTTTGCGAACAAGGATGTGCGATTTCCTGCCGTGGAAATAGCGGTGGAATCCCCAGCAGATGGAGGGTACAAAGGAAAGCCTCACACCGTAACGACCAAAGAGCGGGTGATCGAAGTGCGCCCAATTCCACCTGGATTCGATATGAGCAGTTGGTTGGTTTCCAGTGATTTGAGTGTTCGGCAGGAGTGGAGTGCAGATCTGAAGGATGTAAAAGTCGGTGATGTGATACAGCGAAGGATCATCAGAAATGCAGACAATACGGTGCCACAATTGATACCTCCGGTGGCCTGGGACAGTCTTCCCGGTGTCAGCCAGTATCCCGGCAGGAGTGATGTCCAAAACATCCGTACCAAAACAGCCATCGGTGCGGTACGGACAGAGGTGACACGTTATCTTTTTGAAAAGCAAGGAGAGGTGGAAATTCCAGAGATGGTTTTTACTTGGTGGAATCCCCGTCAGCAGCAACTCTATAAACGCACGCTTCCAAGTGTAAAGGTCCTGGTAAAGCCTAATCCCGATTTGGGGATGTTGGAGACCTTGAAGGATTCCCTGCTTACTGCCCAAAAAGCCGAAGTCTCAGCGGCAGAAGAGAAAGCACCATTGACCTTTCTAGGGCTAAGCCCCGAGAAGTTGGTAGCAATTATAGTGTTAATGGCCATATCGTTTTATTTTTTGATGAAATTTTTGCCCCGCTTGGTCAAGCGGTACCAAGAAAAACGGCAAAGGTATCTGCGCTCTGAGCCTTATTTCTTCGACCAATTTAAACGTGCCGCGAAAAACGGAGAATCCAAAAAGGGACTGAATGCGCTTTACCGTTGGATTGACCAGCTTGGGCTCCAAGAGCCCACATTGCAGTATTTTGCGGAAGGGTGGGGGAGTCCCGGACTGAAGCATTATGTCCGTCAATGGTCGCGGGTGGATGGGAAAGACCTTAAGCTGGATGAGGATTTTGTGAAAGAATTAAGTGTTTCCAGAGAGATTTTCCTTAATGCCTCTGGGGAAATACCTTCTGCCCTCACTGAAGCGATTTGGATCAATCCCTAG
- a CDS encoding VWA domain-containing protein has protein sequence MEMFDDLFPIDWGAFHFLRPQLLWGFSGVVVLLLLGLANLREQSSWKKHIAPHLRPYMISKGSGRVKLLMHLLLMAALGFGVLGLAGPTWKKIELPGQVLETPMVILLDLSQSMMADDIQPSRLERAKFKITDFLDAGPGARVALVGYAGTAHTIVPLTRDYKIIKSHIETLSPKVMPFRGSDLSKALALADSLMSVTPAPGTVLLFSDDFEGEDFDLVQEFVGAGDHKLEIMPLNTPAGSDVPAFAGSGGVKANGKTVHSSLNSAVLGQINSLENSSVHTLTLDDSDVALIAKNVRENLKFTEQPEEKKDEWRDAGLLLVIPAALLLLMWFRRGWVVFGLVVMFSSCGQKQPVERFADLWYTRDYQGQQKSDAGDFGEAAKLFDNPLRQGVAYYKAGDYEEAIQAFSQDTTAIGSYNLGLAYFKTGDYAAAQMAFGMAVSQDPGLKVAQDSKMQLDKVLPGGGEIDPSQAAEQAEKGPAKARQNKSMEDLSGGGQEATKKDMEKERLSETATTGTRTAKELDEVPDDLKMAGTSDDNQEVLLRKIDDDPARFLQKKFEFEVKRKKMKPDSNENSW, from the coding sequence ATGGAGATGTTTGATGACTTGTTTCCAATAGATTGGGGAGCCTTTCACTTTTTGAGGCCACAGCTGCTTTGGGGCTTTTCCGGAGTGGTGGTGTTGCTTTTGCTTGGGCTGGCCAATTTACGTGAACAAAGTAGTTGGAAAAAGCACATCGCCCCCCATCTTCGGCCTTATATGATCAGCAAAGGCAGTGGTCGGGTCAAGCTGCTGATGCATCTTTTGTTGATGGCAGCACTGGGTTTTGGAGTCCTGGGATTGGCAGGGCCGACCTGGAAAAAAATAGAACTGCCAGGTCAAGTGCTCGAGACGCCCATGGTGATCTTACTCGACCTGTCCCAAAGCATGATGGCCGACGACATTCAGCCTAGCAGGTTAGAGCGGGCCAAATTCAAGATTACAGACTTTTTAGATGCAGGACCGGGAGCACGCGTAGCACTGGTAGGCTATGCAGGGACGGCGCACACCATTGTGCCGTTGACCAGGGATTATAAAATCATCAAAAGCCATATCGAGACATTAAGCCCCAAAGTAATGCCTTTCAGGGGATCCGATCTTTCCAAAGCACTGGCTTTGGCAGATAGCCTTATGAGTGTGACCCCGGCGCCAGGTACGGTACTTTTGTTCTCAGATGATTTTGAAGGGGAAGACTTTGACCTGGTGCAGGAATTTGTAGGGGCAGGAGACCATAAACTGGAAATTATGCCGTTGAATACTCCTGCTGGCAGTGATGTGCCCGCATTTGCAGGAAGCGGAGGGGTAAAGGCCAATGGCAAGACCGTACATTCTTCATTAAATTCCGCAGTACTTGGGCAGATCAATTCCCTAGAAAACAGTTCTGTGCATACCTTGACCTTGGATGACAGTGATGTGGCATTGATCGCCAAAAATGTCCGTGAGAACCTGAAGTTTACCGAACAACCAGAAGAAAAGAAAGACGAGTGGAGGGACGCGGGCTTGTTGTTGGTCATCCCGGCGGCACTCCTTCTGCTGATGTGGTTTCGTCGCGGGTGGGTAGTGTTTGGCTTGGTGGTAATGTTCAGTTCCTGTGGTCAAAAGCAGCCTGTGGAGCGTTTTGCCGATTTATGGTACACCAGGGATTACCAAGGCCAGCAAAAAAGTGATGCAGGGGATTTTGGGGAAGCGGCAAAACTGTTTGACAATCCACTCCGCCAAGGTGTGGCTTATTACAAAGCAGGAGATTATGAAGAAGCCATCCAGGCATTTAGCCAAGATACCACTGCCATAGGTTCCTATAACTTGGGACTGGCTTATTTCAAGACCGGTGATTATGCAGCAGCACAGATGGCTTTTGGGATGGCGGTTTCACAAGATCCGGGGTTAAAAGTGGCCCAAGACAGTAAAATGCAACTGGACAAGGTACTGCCTGGCGGTGGTGAGATCGATCCTTCCCAGGCAGCAGAACAGGCCGAAAAAGGCCCTGCCAAAGCCAGGCAAAACAAAAGCATGGAAGACCTCAGTGGTGGAGGACAGGAAGCGACGAAAAAGGACATGGAAAAGGAGCGTTTATCGGAAACGGCCACTACTGGCACCAGGACAGCCAAAGAACTTGATGAGGTGCCTGATGACCTGAAAATGGCCGGAACATCTGATGATAACCAGGAGGTGCTGCTCCGTAAAATCGATGATGATCCAGCCCGGTTCTTACAAAAGAAATTTGAATTTGAGGTGAAGCGTAAAAAAATGAAACCTGACTCCAATGAGAACAGCTGGTAG
- a CDS encoding VWA domain-containing protein, producing the protein MFPANFEIAYPWMFWLLPLPVLLYIVLPPLRVKSPALQYPGFQKALDYTGDKPRQSALVKRRSILNWLILILGWILIIITLSSPQLVGEPQMKVKTSRNFLITADISFSMAQKDWEVNGEKVRRWDAVKSLMHDFIEKRKGDRMGLVFFATHAYIQVPFTPDLVTVDQMLEEADVGMAGQMTHIGKAITKGIDMFDQDTIKTKVMLLLTDGVDAGTDVLPLDGADLAKKDSVIVYTIGIGNPGNSGSDLDEKTLQQIAEMTGGRYFLAKDAEQLQQIYQEVDTLEPIEYEEEEHRPVTLLYAYPLAAAMMLIFIASLLNNLVGVIKKGMNKNGDV; encoded by the coding sequence ATGTTTCCCGCTAATTTTGAAATCGCCTATCCCTGGATGTTTTGGCTGTTGCCATTGCCGGTATTGCTGTATATTGTCCTCCCTCCCCTGCGGGTTAAGAGCCCTGCGCTGCAATACCCCGGATTCCAAAAGGCCCTGGACTATACTGGAGATAAGCCACGACAGTCGGCCTTGGTCAAAAGACGTTCTATTCTCAATTGGTTGATTTTGATTTTGGGATGGATACTGATCATCATAACACTTTCTTCTCCCCAGCTGGTGGGAGAGCCCCAAATGAAAGTGAAAACTTCACGGAATTTTTTGATTACAGCAGATATTTCTTTTAGCATGGCACAAAAAGACTGGGAGGTAAATGGGGAAAAAGTGAGAAGATGGGATGCTGTAAAATCCCTGATGCATGATTTTATAGAAAAGCGAAAGGGGGATCGGATGGGCTTGGTTTTCTTTGCCACCCATGCCTATATACAAGTGCCTTTTACTCCTGACCTGGTTACTGTTGACCAGATGTTGGAGGAAGCAGATGTAGGGATGGCCGGTCAGATGACCCATATCGGAAAGGCCATCACCAAGGGCATTGATATGTTTGATCAGGATACCATCAAAACCAAAGTGATGTTGTTGTTGACAGATGGTGTGGATGCAGGTACAGATGTATTGCCACTGGATGGAGCAGACTTGGCAAAAAAGGACTCGGTGATTGTTTACACCATCGGTATCGGTAATCCAGGCAATTCAGGGTCGGACCTGGATGAAAAGACCTTGCAGCAAATAGCTGAAATGACAGGAGGAAGGTATTTTCTGGCAAAGGACGCGGAACAATTGCAGCAGATCTACCAAGAAGTGGATACGCTGGAGCCGATTGAATATGAAGAAGAGGAGCATCGCCCTGTGACCCTGCTGTATGCGTACCCTTTGGCGGCAGCCATGATGTTGATATTCATTGCCAGTTTGTTGAATAACCTGGTGGGTGTGATAAAAAAAGGAATGAACAAAAATGGAGATGTTTGA
- a CDS encoding DUF4381 domain-containing protein, with translation MSLMVKQDTLTTDSLAQIAASLDMGPLQEPEAVSFTFDTIGWPILGGLVLLGIVVLMVLQVRAYHKNRYRREALSELENVVNGKRPLFYSFVLLKRTAMHAYGRNKVGEMYGKSWYEFLDKKAQGVSFAALQERIDRLIYQDELPEEQVKTAIITNTKKWIKDHVSR, from the coding sequence ATGAGCTTGATGGTGAAGCAAGATACTTTGACGACCGATTCATTGGCGCAAATCGCTGCAAGTCTTGACATGGGGCCGCTGCAGGAGCCGGAAGCCGTGTCCTTTACTTTTGACACGATCGGTTGGCCCATTTTGGGTGGACTGGTGCTGTTGGGGATTGTGGTATTGATGGTTTTGCAGGTCCGGGCGTATCATAAAAATCGCTACCGACGGGAAGCCCTTTCTGAACTGGAAAATGTGGTCAACGGTAAACGCCCACTGTTTTACAGTTTTGTATTGCTGAAACGCACGGCCATGCATGCTTACGGAAGGAATAAAGTGGGAGAGATGTACGGAAAGTCCTGGTATGAGTTTTTGGACAAAAAAGCCCAAGGGGTCAGTTTTGCTGCCTTGCAGGAGCGGATAGACCGACTGATTTACCAAGATGAATTGCCCGAAGAGCAGGTAAAGACAGCAATTATTACCAATACTAAAAAGTGGATCAAGGATCATGTTTCCCGCTAA